From Vicinamibacteria bacterium:
CTAGATGCCCAAGCGCACCGACATTCGTAAGATCATGATCATCGGGTCCGGCCCGATTGTCATCGGTCAGGCCTGCGAGTTCGACTACTCCGGCACACAAGCCTGCAAGGCCCTCCGGGACGAAGGCTACGAGACTGTGCTGGTCAACTCGAATCCGGCGACCATCATGACGGATCCCGAACTGGCCGAGCGGACCTACATCGAGCCGCTCACGCTCGAGTACCTCACCGAGATCATCGACAAGGAGCGTCCCGACGCTCTGCTTTCGACCGTCGGCGGCCAGACCGGCCTGAACCGGTCGGTCGAACTCGCCGAGGCGGGAGTGCTGGAAAGGTACGGCGTGGAGCTGATCG
This genomic window contains:
- the carB gene encoding carbamoyl phosphate synthase large subunit (four CarB-CarA dimers form the carbamoyl phosphate synthetase holoenzyme that catalyzes the production of carbamoyl phosphate; CarB is responsible for the amidotransferase activity); translation: MPKRTDIRKIMIIGSGPIVIGQACEFDYSGTQACKALRDEGYETVLVNSNPATIMTDPELAERTYIEPLTLEYLTEIIDKERPDALLSTVGGQTGLNRSVELAEAGVLERYGVELIGAKLDAIKKAEDRLLFKEAMAKIGLDMPRSELVDNLERGLSFAAEVGYPVVLRPSFTLGGSGGGLAYNSEEMVDLL